The window GAGGTCCCGCAGGACGAGATCGGCAAGGGCTACGAGGTGACCAGGACACAGGTCGTCCCGATCACGGACGAGGACCTGAGCAATCTGCCGCTGCCCACGGCGAAGGCCATCGAGATCGACGCGTTCGTTCCCCTCGCGTCGATCGATCCGATCCGGATCTCCGACGGGTACTACCTCCAGCCGGCGGGCCAGGTCGCCGCCAAGCCGTACAAGCTGCTGGTGCAGGCCCTCAGCCGCTCGAGCAAGGTCGCCGTCGCGAAGTACGCGTGGAGCGGCAGGGAGCGGCTGGGCCTGCTGCGGGTACGCGACGGCGTTCTCGTGCTGCACGCGATGCGCTGGCCGGACGAGATCCGCGATCCCACCGAGCTGCTCCCCGCTCCGGTCGAGATCACCGACGAGGAGATCGAGGGCGCCCTCGCGCTCATGGACACCATGACCGCCGACTCCCTCGAAGGACCCGAGTTCCAGGACCAGTACACGGAGGCCGTCGCGCGGATCATCGAGGCGAAGCGCGGGAACAAGCCGCTCCCGGAGGCACCCGAACCGGAGGAGCCGGCGCAGGTGCTCGACCTGATGGCCGCACTGAACGCGTCCGTGCAGCAGGCGAAGAGGTCCCGGGGCGAGGGAGCGGGCCCGGCGGAGGTCCACGAACTGCCCCCACCGAAGAAGAGGGCGCCCGCCAAGAAGCAGCCGGCCAAGAAGGCCACGGCGAAGAAGACGACCACGAAGAAGGCACCGGGCAGGAAACCGCGCAGTGCCTAGTCGTCCGGCGGAGCCGACCGGCCGACTGACGTGATCGTGGGTGCGTACCCTCCGTCCGCCGGCTCGGGCCTGCTGACCGCCCGGGCCGGCGCGTGCGTTGCGCCGAGATACCTGCGGCCCGACCGGGTCCGGCTCGCGGCGCATGCGCCGGGCGACACCACGTACGACCGGCTCCGGCCCGTCGTACCGGCGGCGCCCCCGGTCGAGCGCACCCGGCCCGTCCCGGCGACGGGGTTCTTCGGAGCTGCCGCGGCGGCGGAAGACGCCATGCTCGTCCGGCTCGACCGACGGGGAGCCGAGCCCGGCGGCGCGGGCCGGGGCCCGCCCACGCCGTGGCCCCTCAGTCGTCGCCGGAGCTGTTGTTGCGGCCCCGGCTCCGGTTCTTCGTGGAGGTGCTGACGACTTCGGCGGCCACGAGGGTCACCTTCGCCACGACGCGGGCCCAGCGTGGGCCGCCTCGCTCCGCCCACACCACGCAGACGCATCCGCCGATGACGAGCGCCAGGACGCCGAGCAGCACAACGATCATTTCTCCCCCACCTGTGCGGTCAGGCCGCGGTCATGCCGGAAGCCTTGGTCGTTCCGGCAGACGCCGCACGTGCGCGATCGGTTCCCTCACCAGGTCACGGGCAGGGTCCGTGGACCGCGGATCAGGCCCTGGCGCTGGAACTCGACCTCCTCGGGGGGCACGGCCAGCCGGATCGCCGGGAAGCGGGTGAGTACGGAGCCGATCATCACCTCGGCCTCCATGCGGGCCATGATGGCGGCCAGGCAGTGGTGCGGGCCGTGGCCGAAGGCCAGATGGGCGGCGGTCTCGCGGTCGAAGTCCAGGCTGTCGGGGTCGGCGAACACGTCCGGGTCCCGGTTGGCGGAGACATACGCGTTGTAGACCACGTCGCCGGCCCGGACCAGCTGGCCGCCCACCTCCACGTCCTCGGTGGCGACCCTGGGGATGCCGACGCCGTTGCGGTGCGGGACGTAGCGGAACAGTTCGTCCACGGCCCGGGGCAGCAGTTCCGGCTCACGGCGCAGCCGGTCCATGTGCCCGGGGTGGGTGAGCAGCGCGTACATCATCGAGCCGCTGTTGTTGCGGACCGCGTGACCGCCGCTGACCTGGATCGCGGTGGCCAGGGAGATCGCCTCGTCGTCGGTGATCTCGCCGGAGGCCGCGGCCTGCGCCAGCACGCCGGCCAGGTCCTCGCGGGGATCCTCGCGGCGTTGCTGGAGCAGTTCGACGATGCGGGCCCGGGTGGCCTTCGCGGCCTCGGCGGCACGTTCCTTGGACTCGACACCCGCCGACAGCAGCGCCTCGCCCGTCTGCGCCCAGCGGTGCCAGTCCTTCTCGTCGACGCCGAGGAAGTCACGGATCACGGCGATCGGGAACGGCCCGTGCAGGTGCTCCATCAGGTCGGCCGGTGCGCCGGCGCGTTCCATCGCGTCCAGCAGTTCGGCGGCCCGGTGCTCGGCCAGCGGCCGCAGCCGCTGCATGCTCCTGCCGGTGAACGCACGCGCGACGACCCGGCGCAGCCGGTTGTGCCGGGGCGGGTCGATGTACTGCAGTCCCGCCGTCTGCGAAGCCACCGGCACGGGGCGCATGGTGGTGACATCGCGGCCGACGACCTCTTCCCGGGAGAAGCGCGGGTCGGAGGTGACGAAGCGGACGTCCTCGTAGCGGGTGACCAGCCAGGCGTACCCGTCGCCGTGCGGCAGCCTGATCCGGGTGACCGGTTCCTCGCGCAACACCTCGTCCAGGAAGGGGTCGGGGTCCAGCGCGGGCAGATCGTCGACGGGCCAGAACCTCACCGGCGGCGGAGGCGGGGCCGGAGCGGGGTCGAGGGGCATCGGGCACACTCCCTGCGGCGGGGCTGCGGCGGCGGACACACCGCCCTGCCAGGGAGTCTGCCGCGCACCGGCTCCGGGCGCCGACTTGTACTGCGGCATCCGGGTGCCGCCGGCTCCGCCCCGGGGAACCCTCCGGTACGGCGACGCCCCGAAGCCCCCGGCAACGGCGAGGAGCCCCGGCGCCCGAAGCCCCTGGCAACGTGGACGAGGCTCCTCCCGGCCCGCGGTACGGCGACGGCCCCGGAACGGTAGGGCGACGGGCCGCCCCGTACTCGTTGGTGCGCCGTCGAGCCCCGAGGCTCCTGAATCCGGTGGCGGGCGCCCGAAGCCCGGAGTGCGGCAGCGGATCACACGGCGGCCGACCAGCGGGGCCCCGGACACGACAACGGGCCACCGCCCTGTTCTGGACGGGGGCCCGGAAGCCGTACGACGTGCGGGTCGGCTGCCTGCGTGCTCAGGCGGAACCGACGAAGAGGACCAGCAGCAGCCACACCACGGGCGCGGTCGGCAGCAGGGAGTCCAGCCGGTCCATGATGCCGCCGTGGCCGGGGAGCAGGGTGCCCATGTCCTTGATGCCCAGGTAACGCTTGATCATGGACTCGCCCAGGTCACCCAGGGTGGCACTGGCCGCGACCGCGAGCCCCAGCAGCAGGCCCTGCCACCAGGTGCCGTCGTCGATCAGGAACTGCATGCACAGCGCGCCCGCGACCATGGCGAAGGTCACCGCGCCGAGCAGCCCCTCGCGGGTCTTGCCGGGGCTGATGCGCGGGGCGAGCTTGTGCTTGCCGAAACGCCAGCCGACCGCGTACGCGCCCGTGTCGCTGACGACCGTCAGCAGCAAGAAGGTGAGGACCCGCCAGGGGCCGTCGTCGGCGGTGAGCATCATCGCGACGAAGGTGGCCAGGAACGGCACGTAGAACGCGGCGAAGACGCCGGCCGTGACGTCCTTGAGGTAGCCCTCCGGTGGTTCGGTCATGCGCCAGACCAGAACCGCGAGGGCGGTCAGGGCCATGGCGACCCACGCCCCCTCGGCACCGCGCACATAGCCGGCGACCACCATCGCCGCACCACCGACCGCGAGCGGCACGAGCGGCGCCTTGATGCCCTTGCGCTCCTGCAGTCTGCTGGTCAGCTCCCACAGACCGACGACGACGGCGATCGCCACGACACCGACGAACACGGCCTTGACGACGAACAGGGACGCGACGATCACCACACCGAGCCCGACGCCGACGCCTATGGCCGCGCTCAGGTCACGGCCCGCGCTCTTCTTCTGCGGCGCTGGCGCCGGCTGCGGGGCGTCGGGCATGGGCTCCGGATTCTGGGTCTCGGCCGGGACGGGCCGGTCCTGGAAGGTCTCGTCTCGGAACAAGGGACCGCCCAGCCGAGCGGCCCCCCGGTCGTCGTCCTGGGCCCCGCCGAACGCGGGGGCCTCGGGCACGATGGGCATGGGGCGAGTCTGGTGCGCCTCAGGCGCATCGTACGGGGGACCCGCCGGGGCGGCCCCCTGGACAGGTCCACCGTCGGTGGACCCCCAGTACCCGGCCTGCCCCGCGTACGACGGTGCCCCCCAGGAAGAGTCGCTCATCAGACTTCGAGCAGCTCCGATTCCTTGTGCTTGAGGAGCTCGTCCACCTGGGCGACGTACTTCGCCGTCAGGTCGTCGAGTTCCTTCTCCGCACGGCGGCCCTCGTCCTCGCCGACCTCGCCGTCCTTGATCAGCTTGTCGATGGCGTCCTTGGCCTTGCGGCGCACGGAGCGGATGGAGACCTTCGCGTCCTCACCCTTGCCCTTGGCGACCTTGATGTACTCGCGGCGGCGCTCCTCGGTCAGCTCGGGGAACACCACTCGGATGATGTTGCCGTCGTTGCTGGGGTTGACGCCCAGGTCGGAGTCGCGGATCGCCTGCTCGATGTTGCGCAGCGCGCTCTTGTCGAACGGGGTCACGACCGCCATGCGCGGCTCCGGCACGGAGAACGAGGCCAGCTGGTTGATCGGCGTCGGGGCGCCGTAGTAGTCGGCCACGATCTTGTTGAACATCGCCGGGTGCGCACGGCCGGTGCGGATCGCGGCGAAGTCCTCCTTGGCGACCACGACGGCCTTCTCCATCTTCTCCTCGGCCTCGAGGAGGGTCTCTTCGATCACCACTTGCTCCTGCGTGTCTTGAGTAAGGCCCGGCCGCGGTTCCGCGATCGGAGCGGCGGCCGGCTGCGTCGCGTCTTCTTCCTGCACGGTTCCCGACCGGCAGGACATTGTCCATCCCCCGGCCAGGGTGCGTCCCGTCCGTCCCTCGGACAGGTGGCGCTCCCGGGTGGCGGGGTCGTGCCGGTCAGTCCCGGCCGCCCTGCTCACCCACCAGCGTGCCGATCTTCTCACCCTTGACGGCGCGGGCGATATTGCCCTCCGCAAGAAGCTCGAACACGAGGATCGGGAGCTTGTTGTCGCGGCACAGGGTGATGGCCGTGGCGTCGGCGACCTTGAGGTCCCGGGTGATGACCTCGCCGTAGCCGAGGGCGTCGAACTTGACGGCGTCGGGGTTGGTCTTGGGGTCGGAGTCGTAGACCCCGTCCACGCCGTTCTTGCCCATGAGCAGCGCCTCGGCGTCGATCTCCAGGGCGCGCTGGGCGGCGGTGGTGTCGGTGGAGAAGTACGGCATGCCCATGCCGGCGCCGAAGATGACCACGCGGCCCTTCTCCAGGTGGCGCACGGCGCGCAGCGGGATGTACGGCTCGGCGACCTGCCCCATGGTGATGGCGGTCTGCACCCGGCTGTCGATGCCCTCCTTCTCCAGGAAGTCCTGGAGGGCGAGGCAGTTCATCACGGTGCCGAGCATGCCCATGTAGTCGGAGCGCGCACGGTCCATGCCGCGCTGCTGGAGTTCGGCGCCGCGGAAGAAGTTGCCGCCGCCGATGACGACCGCGACCTCCGCTCCGTCGCGGACGACGGCGGCGATCTCGCGGGCGATCTTGTGCACCACGTCGGGGTCGACGCCCAGGCCCCCGCCACCGGAGAAGGCCTCTCCGGACAGCTTCAGCAGAAACCGGCCGCGTACTTTGCCGTCGTCGCTCTTCTGGGCCTTCGTGGTCATGGAGATCCCGCCTCTTTCACGTGTTGCACATACGAAGAAGGCCATTGCCGATGGGTTCGCTTTTCGCTCCCATGCGCGGCAATGGCCTCCTCGTCAGATCTGCTGCCGTCCGCCGCACGCCCGGGTGTGGCGGTGTGCGCGGACGACTGCTGTCGACCCTATCGGGATTTCTCCGTGGGTCGCGCGTCGATCGCGGTACGGACTCAGATGCCGACCTTGATGCGCGAGAAGCGCTTCAGGGTGACACCGGCCTCGTCCAGAACCTTCTGGACCGACTTCTTGTTGTCGAGCGCGTACGGCTGGCCGAGCAGCGTGGCGTCCTTGAAGAAGCCGTTGACACGACCCTCGACGATCTTGGCGATCGCGGCCTCGGGCTTGCCCTCGGCGCGGGTGGTCTCCTCGGCGACGCGGCGCTCGGTCTCGACGACCTCGGCCGGCACGTCCTCCTTGGAGAGGTACTTCGGCGCGAAGGCGGCGATGTGCTGGGCGATGCCCTTGGCGACCTCGGCGTTGGGCTTGTCGAGCTCGACCAGGACACCGATCTGCGGGGGCAGGTCGGGCATGGTGCGGTGCATGTAGGCCAGGACGTAGCCGTCGGAGAACTGCGCGAAGCGGTCCAGGACGATCTTCTCGCCGAGGTTGGCGTTGGCCTCGTCCACGAACGCCTGGACGGTCTTGCCGGCCTCGATCTCGGAGGCGAGGAGCGCCTCGAGGTCGGCCGGGTTCGTCTTGGCGACGTGCTCGGCGATGGCCTGGGCCACGGCCTGGAACTTCTCGCCCTTGGCGACGAAGTCCGTCTCGCACTTCAGCTCGACGAGGACGCCGGAGGAGTTGTCGTCGGCGATGATGGAGACCACGGCGCCGTTCTCGGCGGAGCGGCCCTCGCGCTTGGCGACGCCCTTCTGGCCCTTGATGCGCAGCGCCTCGACGGCCTTGTCGACGTTGCCCTCGGCCTCGTCCAGCGCCTTCTTGCAGTCCATCATGCCGGCGCCCGTGAGCTCACGGAGCTTCTTGACGTCGGCGGCGGTGTAGTTCGCCATGAGTCTGTGAGTCTTTCTCGAAGTCTGGGAGATCTTCAGGTCCGCACGGTCCGGGATCCACAGGGAGCCGCGGATCCCGTACACGGTGCCGTCCTACGGGTGAACAGCGGGGGCGGACTTCATGTCACCGCCCCCGCCGTCAACGCTGACGTCAGGCCTGCTCGCCCTCGGCGGCCTTCTCGCCCTCGGCCGGAGCGGCCTCGGCGGCGGGGGCAGCCTCGGTGGCCTCGGCGGCCGGAGCAGCCTCAGCGGCCGGAGCAGCCTCGGCGGCCGGAGCCTCGTCCTTCTTCTCGCCCTCGAGCAGGTCGCGCTCCCACTCGGCCAGCGGCTCGGCGGCGGCGGCCTTCTCGCCCTTGTCGCCGGTGGCGACGCGGGAGCGGGAGATGAGACCCTCGGCGACGGCGTCGGCGATCACGCGGGTGAGCAGGGTGACGGAGCGGATCGCGTCGTCGTTGCCCGGGATCTTGTAGTCGACCTCGTCGGGGTCGCAGTTGGTGTCGAGGATCGCGACGACCGGGATGTTGAGCTTCCGGGCCTCACCGACCGCGATGTGCTCCTTCTTGGTGTCCACGATCCAGACGGCGCTGGGAACCTTGGACATCTCGCGGATACCGCCGAGGGTCTTCTCCAGCTTGGCCTTCTCGCGCGAGAGCACGAGAAGCTCCTTCTTGGTCAGACCGGAGGCCGCGACGTCCTCGAAGTCGATCTGCTCGAGCTCCTTGAGGCGCTGCAGACGCTTGTAGACGGTCGAGAAGTTGGTGAGCATGCCGCCCAGCCAACGCTGGTTGACGAAGGGCATGCCGACGCGGGTGGCCTGCTCCGCGATGGCCTCCTGCGCCTGCTTCTTCGTGCCGACGAACATGACCGTGCCGCCGTGGGCGACGGTCTCCTTGACGAACTCGTAGGCGCGGTCGATGTACGACAGCGACTGGAGCAGGTCGATGATGTAGATGCCGTTGCGCTCGGTGAAGATGAAGCGCTTCATCTTCGGGTTCCAGCGACGGGTCTGGTGACCGAAGTGGACGCCGCTCTCCAGCAGCTCCCGCATCGTGACGACGGCCATGGCCGTATCTCCTTGAATTTCTCGGTTGTGCCGCGTCCGCCGGACGGCGGCCGCGCCTGACGCCCGCGATGCGCCGTGCCGCGAAGGACCGAGAGGCGCTTGGTACGAACCCTTGCCGGGTGCCGTACCGGGGCGTGCGAAGTCGACCCGGTGACCCGGATCGCCAGAAGAAGTGTACGGGACCGGGAAGGCGCCGGGTGACGCCGCTCTCCACAAGCGGGGGGTTCTCCACAGGCTCCGGACATGATCGGCGCCGTGCGGGACGGTGAGCCGCATGCGACGAGCGATGCGATGGGTCCTGATGGGGGCGGCTGTGCTGCTGAGCCCGGCCGTGGGCGCCCTCACCCCTCCGGCCCGGGCGGACCCCCCGGTGCCGGGGCCGTCTTCCGCCCCCGCGGACCCGGTGCCGGCCGTGGGCCGCGCCTGGCCGGTGGGCGTGCGCCCCTCGGTGCTGCGGGGCTGGGAGCCCCCGGCGACGGTGTACGGCGCCGGCCACCGCGGCGTCGACCTGGCGGCGCCGGCCGGTTCGGCGGTGCGCGCGGTCGCGGCGGGCCGGGTGTCCTTCGCGGGCCGGGTGGCCGGCCGGGGCGTGGTTGCCGTGGAGCTGGCCGGAACGGATCTCCGCACCACGTACGAGCCGGTGACCGCGGCGGTGCGGAAGGGGGACGAGGTGGTGGCGGGCGGCGTGGTGGGGACGGTCCAGGCGGGAGGCTCGCACTGCGGACCGGCGACCTGCGTGCACTGGGGCCTGCTGCGGGGCGAGACCTACCTGGACCCGCTCTCCCTGCTGCCGCCCTGGCTGCTGGCGAGGGGGCCGTCGAGGCTGCTCCCGGTACCGCCGGGGCAGCCACCGCCGGGTCTCCGGCCTGTAGCGCGGCAGTGTCTCCGGTGGCGCGGGGAACCGTGCTGACCGCCGCCCACGGCCCGCCACACGAACCGACTCGGGGCGGCACGGGGGCGCGGCGGCACCAGGTCGGCGCCGGCCGGCGGAATCCGCCGCCGCCCGGCCGCCTCAGCCCCGTACGCCCCGCAGGGCCATGGCCACGGCGGCGTCGGTGATGACGGTGGGGTCCTCGGCCGCGCCGAGTTCGATGCGGCGGACCGCCGCGTCCACGACGCCCTGGAGCAGCATCGCCGCCAGCCGGGGCTGCGCGTGGCCCATCTCCCCGAGCGCCTCGACGATCATCGCGACCAGGCCGCCGTGGGCCGCCCGGATCTTCTCGCGGGCCCCCGCGTCCAGCTCGCTCGCGGAGATCGCGACGACCGCCCGGTGGCGCCGGTCCCCGACCAGCGCCAGCTGCTGCCGTACGTACGCCTCGACCTTGCCCTCGGGTGAGTCCACCCGCTCCATGGCGGAGGCCACCTCCGCCGCCCACAGCGGGAAGTCGGCCTCGCACAGCTCCTCGACCACGGCCGCGCGCGACCGGAAGTACTCGTAGACGGACGACCGCGCCAGCCCCGTCCGCTCGGCCAGCGCGGGAAAGGTCAGCGCCTCCGTCCCGCCCTCGGACAGCAGGGACCGAGCCGCGTCCAGCAGGGCGGCTCGCTGCATCGACCGGTGCTCGGCCACGGAGGCCGCTCGAATCCTTGGCACGGCACCACTTTACGGACGCGCCCGGGACAACGGGAGCCGACGCAGCGTGGCCGGGACGAGTCAGCGCCCGAAGCTCGCGAGCTTCGCCCGCAGCTGCAGCACCGACTTGGTGTGGATCTGGCTGACCCGGCTCTCGGTGACGCCGAGCACATTGCCGATCTCGGCGAGGGTGAGTCCCTCGTAGTAGTACAGCGTGACGACGGTCTTCTCCCGCTCGGGCAGTGTGTTGATCGCCCGCGCGAGGAACCGCCGCAGCTCCCGGTCCTCGGCCACCTCCACCGGGTTGTCGGCGGCGGTGTCCTCGAGGGTGTCCATCAGGCTGAGCCGGTCCCCGCCCTCGCCGCCGACGTGCAGCAGCTCCTCCAGGGCGACCACGTTGGCCAGCGACAACTGGCTGAAAACTGCGTGGAGTTCGTCGACCTCCATGCCCAGCTCGTCGGCGACCTCGATCTCGGACGGGGTGCGGCGCAGCCGGGCCTCCAGGGTGGCGTAGGCACGCTCGACGTTGCGCGCCTTC of the Streptomyces sp. 1222.5 genome contains:
- a CDS encoding Ku protein; translation: MPRTIWSGAISFGLVTVPINVVGATEDHSIHFHQYHLEDMGRVRYRKVCELEDREVPQDEIGKGYEVTRTQVVPITDEDLSNLPLPTAKAIEIDAFVPLASIDPIRISDGYYLQPAGQVAAKPYKLLVQALSRSSKVAVAKYAWSGRERLGLLRVRDGVLVLHAMRWPDEIRDPTELLPAPVEITDEEIEGALALMDTMTADSLEGPEFQDQYTEAVARIIEAKRGNKPLPEAPEPEEPAQVLDLMAALNASVQQAKRSRGEGAGPAEVHELPPPKKRAPAKKQPAKKATAKKTTTKKAPGRKPRSA
- a CDS encoding phosphatidate cytidylyltransferase, translated to MSDSSWGAPSYAGQAGYWGSTDGGPVQGAAPAGPPYDAPEAHQTRPMPIVPEAPAFGGAQDDDRGAARLGGPLFRDETFQDRPVPAETQNPEPMPDAPQPAPAPQKKSAGRDLSAAIGVGVGLGVVIVASLFVVKAVFVGVVAIAVVVGLWELTSRLQERKGIKAPLVPLAVGGAAMVVAGYVRGAEGAWVAMALTALAVLVWRMTEPPEGYLKDVTAGVFAAFYVPFLATFVAMMLTADDGPWRVLTFLLLTVVSDTGAYAVGWRFGKHKLAPRISPGKTREGLLGAVTFAMVAGALCMQFLIDDGTWWQGLLLGLAVAASATLGDLGESMIKRYLGIKDMGTLLPGHGGIMDRLDSLLPTAPVVWLLLVLFVGSA
- the tsf gene encoding translation elongation factor Ts, which translates into the protein MANYTAADVKKLRELTGAGMMDCKKALDEAEGNVDKAVEALRIKGQKGVAKREGRSAENGAVVSIIADDNSSGVLVELKCETDFVAKGEKFQAVAQAIAEHVAKTNPADLEALLASEIEAGKTVQAFVDEANANLGEKIVLDRFAQFSDGYVLAYMHRTMPDLPPQIGVLVELDKPNAEVAKGIAQHIAAFAPKYLSKEDVPAEVVETERRVAEETTRAEGKPEAAIAKIVEGRVNGFFKDATLLGQPYALDNKKSVQKVLDEAGVTLKRFSRIKVGI
- the whiG gene encoding RNA polymerase sigma factor WhiG: MPQHTSGSDRAAIPPAARDGGSVRPPAPSTLDELWRSYKATGDDRLREQLILHYSPLVKYVAGRVSVGLPPNVEQADFVSSGVFGLIDAIEKFDIDREIKFETYAITRIRGAMIDELRALDWIPRSVRQKARNVERAYATLEARLRRTPSEIEVADELGMEVDELHAVFSQLSLANVVALEELLHVGGEGGDRLSLMDTLEDTAADNPVEVAEDRELRRFLARAINTLPEREKTVVTLYYYEGLTLAEIGNVLGVTESRVSQIHTKSVLQLRAKLASFGR
- a CDS encoding TetR/AcrR family transcriptional regulator — translated: MAEHRSMQRAALLDAARSLLSEGGTEALTFPALAERTGLARSSVYEYFRSRAAVVEELCEADFPLWAAEVASAMERVDSPEGKVEAYVRQQLALVGDRRHRAVVAISASELDAGAREKIRAAHGGLVAMIVEALGEMGHAQPRLAAMLLQGVVDAAVRRIELGAAEDPTVITDAAVAMALRGVRG
- the rpsB gene encoding 30S ribosomal protein S2 gives rise to the protein MAVVTMRELLESGVHFGHQTRRWNPKMKRFIFTERNGIYIIDLLQSLSYIDRAYEFVKETVAHGGTVMFVGTKKQAQEAIAEQATRVGMPFVNQRWLGGMLTNFSTVYKRLQRLKELEQIDFEDVAASGLTKKELLVLSREKAKLEKTLGGIREMSKVPSAVWIVDTKKEHIAVGEARKLNIPVVAILDTNCDPDEVDYKIPGNDDAIRSVTLLTRVIADAVAEGLISRSRVATGDKGEKAAAAEPLAEWERDLLEGEKKDEAPAAEAAPAAEAAPAAEATEAAPAAEAAPAEGEKAAEGEQA
- a CDS encoding M23 family metallopeptidase, whose product is MRRAMRWVLMGAAVLLSPAVGALTPPARADPPVPGPSSAPADPVPAVGRAWPVGVRPSVLRGWEPPATVYGAGHRGVDLAAPAGSAVRAVAAGRVSFAGRVAGRGVVAVELAGTDLRTTYEPVTAAVRKGDEVVAGGVVGTVQAGGSHCGPATCVHWGLLRGETYLDPLSLLPPWLLARGPSRLLPVPPGQPPPGLRPVARQCLRWRGEPC
- a CDS encoding cytochrome P450; the encoded protein is MPLDPAPAPPPPPVRFWPVDDLPALDPDPFLDEVLREEPVTRIRLPHGDGYAWLVTRYEDVRFVTSDPRFSREEVVGRDVTTMRPVPVASQTAGLQYIDPPRHNRLRRVVARAFTGRSMQRLRPLAEHRAAELLDAMERAGAPADLMEHLHGPFPIAVIRDFLGVDEKDWHRWAQTGEALLSAGVESKERAAEAAKATRARIVELLQQRREDPREDLAGVLAQAAASGEITDDEAISLATAIQVSGGHAVRNNSGSMMYALLTHPGHMDRLRREPELLPRAVDELFRYVPHRNGVGIPRVATEDVEVGGQLVRAGDVVYNAYVSANRDPDVFADPDSLDFDRETAAHLAFGHGPHHCLAAIMARMEAEVMIGSVLTRFPAIRLAVPPEEVEFQRQGLIRGPRTLPVTW
- the frr gene encoding ribosome recycling factor, producing the protein MIEETLLEAEEKMEKAVVVAKEDFAAIRTGRAHPAMFNKIVADYYGAPTPINQLASFSVPEPRMAVVTPFDKSALRNIEQAIRDSDLGVNPSNDGNIIRVVFPELTEERRREYIKVAKGKGEDAKVSIRSVRRKAKDAIDKLIKDGEVGEDEGRRAEKELDDLTAKYVAQVDELLKHKESELLEV
- the pyrH gene encoding UMP kinase; the protein is MTTKAQKSDDGKVRGRFLLKLSGEAFSGGGGLGVDPDVVHKIAREIAAVVRDGAEVAVVIGGGNFFRGAELQQRGMDRARSDYMGMLGTVMNCLALQDFLEKEGIDSRVQTAITMGQVAEPYIPLRAVRHLEKGRVVIFGAGMGMPYFSTDTTAAQRALEIDAEALLMGKNGVDGVYDSDPKTNPDAVKFDALGYGEVITRDLKVADATAITLCRDNKLPILVFELLAEGNIARAVKGEKIGTLVGEQGGRD